The nucleotide window GAGGCCGAAACGGGTGGTGAGATTAAAGCCGTCATGAAAGCAGAAGGCGAGTTTGTTGACGAAGGAGAAGCACTATTTGAAATTGAATAAAACAAGGGTATTTTTCCTGAATGAACGGGCTCGTTCGGGAAATCCAGATCGTGTTGGGAAACGGTCATCAAGTGATAAAGGCAAGTGATGGAGGTAACAGTAACAATGACAGAGCATAATTATAGGGACATTTTAGAAGAAATTGAACAAGGTGGACCTGAACGATATCACAAAAGCAATGAGGATAAAGGCAAACGTTTTGTGCGGGAACGTTTGCGCATGCTGCTGGATGAAGATGCGCACGTGCTCGAAGACGGGAAATTCGCGAATGTCCAAGCCGGTGATTTACCGGCGGATGGCGTGATTACCGGCATGGGCACAATACATGGACAACAAGTATGTTTTATGGCCAATGACTCCACCGTTAAAGCCGGCTCATGGGGCGCCCGTACCGTTGAAAAAATCATCCGTATCCAGGAACAGGCTGAAAATCTGCGCTGTCCGATGTTTTACCTTGTTGATTCAGCCGGGGCGCGCATTACGGATCAAGTCGAAATGTTTCCCGGGCGGCGGGGAGCAGGACGTATTTTCCATAATCAAGTGAACCTATCCGGTCAAATTCCGCAAGTCTGCCTGCTTTTCGGCCCTTCGGCTGCCGGTGGCGCTTATATTCCGGCGTTTTGTGATGTTGTGATCATGGTGGAGAAAAATGCGTCCATGTATTTAGGCTCTCCGCGCATGGCGGAAATGGTAATTGGTGAGAAAGTAAGTTTGGAAGAGATGGGCGGCGCAGAAATGCATTGCAGCGTTTCCGGATGCGGGGATGTTCTTGCTGTAGACGAACCCAGCGCAATCGAAAAAGCACGTCAATATATCACTTATTTTCCTGAAAACTACCGTGAAAAAACAAAGGCAGTGGCTGCGAAAGCGCCGGTTGCCGGGGACAAAGAATTGGCGGATCTGATTCCGGAAAATCAAAATGCCCCATTTGATATGTATAAACTCATTGAACAATTGATTGATGAAGACAGTTTTTTTGAAATGAAGCGTTTATTTGCACCGGAATTAATCACGGGGTTGGCTCGAATGAACGGGAAAGTGGTAGGGATCATTGCCAATCAACCAAAAGCGAAGGGCGGGGTTCTTTTTCACGATTCCGCAGACAAAGCGGCACGCTTCATAAATCTTTGTGATGCCTTTAATATTCCGCTGCTGTTTCTTGCGGACGTGCCCGGCTTTATGATCGGTACGAAGGTTGAGCAGGCCGGTATCATTCGCCATGGAGCAAAAATGATTTCGGCTATGTCGAGCGCCACAGTTCCGAAAATATCCGTCATCGTGCGAAAAGCTTATGGTGCGGGTTTATATGCAATGGCCGGTCCTGCTTTCGAACCCGATTATTGCGTAGCACTTCCGACGGCGCAGATTGCTGTCATGGGACCCGAAGCAGCAGTGAATGCTGTTTATGCAAATAAGATCGCCGAACTGCCTGAAGAAGAAAGAAGCGCATACATTTCGGGAAAACGCAAGGAGTACCAAGAGAATATTGATATTTATCGACTGGGCTCCGAACTTGTCGTCGATGACATCGTTGCCCCCGGAAATTTAAGACAGACGCTCATCTCAAGGTTTCAAGCATATGCAGAGAAGCAAATGCCGGCCCCTGACAAAAAACATAATGTTGACCCGGTTTAGCGAAGAAAAACTGTATTCGAATACAAAATAGGAACAACGTCAAGGAGCAAATATGCTCCTTTTCTTCTTTATTGGATGAACTTACTAATTGAAATAAAGGATAGAGTGCCGATTTCGATACAAACTATGGGTACCAAGCAAGGGAGGTGAGATAAGATGGCAAGCAACAATTCAAACCAACTTGTTGTACCTGGCGTTGATCAGGCACTCGATCAAATGAAATATGAAATTGCACAAGAGTTCAATGTGCAGCTTGGTGGCGAATCCACATCCCGTTCTAACGGCTCTGTAGGTGGGGAAATCACTAAGCGTTTGGTTCAGATGGCCGAGCAACAAATGAACGGCTATCAGCGATAACAAATGTATACAGATGACTAAAAAGGCAGCTTCGGCTGCCTTTTTCACGTTTGACCGGGGTGGTGGTCCTCGTATATATGGTATAGCATTAAGTCGTGCACTTCCATTTCCACCTTGTCCACATTATCAGGTGGTTCATTTTTCCAATCGATTGTTCCATCTTGTGCATATATTCCTATACAATGTTTTCCCTTGTAAAAAAATGAAATTTTCCATTCTTTCCTAATCCAATTATCTTTAAGTGTTTTGAACTGAAAATGTGTAAGCAAACAGGAGCCTCCCCCAACTCTTCATAACGTTTCTCTATATGGTATCATGTTTGTGGGAAACTTGTCTTAAAGAGATTGTTCAATAATTCCTGAACTTCTGCACGTATGTAAAGTTGCATGGGTCTGGAGTTTTCAATAATTATGATGCGAGGAGTCTTGTCATGAACGGCTGGTTACTTTTAGTATTGACCGCTTTATTGGCGGCCGTTATCGGGTTTATAACGAATGTCATTGCTGTTTCTATGCTTTTTCGCCCACGAAAAGCCATTTTTATTGGTTCGTGGCAATTGCCGTTTACTCCGGGATTAATTCCTAAACGCCACGAGGATATCGCGAACCATCTGGGAAGGATTATGATGGAACATTTGTTAACGGTGGAAGGGTTACAAGGGCGATTAACCGAACAACAATTTCAAAACGAGGTTAATACGTGGGTAAAAGAAGGAGTGAAAAAATGGCTGTCGAATGAAGAGCGCTCGCTCCGGGAAATAACGGAACATTACAGTTCATGGTCGGCGCCTGATCGGAAAGTGGAACAACGCATCAAGGGTATGATATCCGATCGTATTGATGCTTATTGGAAAGAAATACAAGCACAGACGATTGAGGAGATCATTCCCGATGATTGGCGCCAAAAAGGGAGGGAGTTCATCCCGAGAGTTGCTCACGGGATCTTACAACGTTTGCGTGTTTATTTGTATTCGAAAGAGGGGAAAGCCCAAGTACAATCGATTATTCAGGCATTTATTCGACGGCGTGGTTCGATCGTTCAAATGTTGGATTCGTTTGTGCGAACGGAAAAAATGATTGAGCGTGTGTACCCCGAAGTTGTAAATGCTTTGACGTCTCGGGATATTGAAAACTGGCTGCAAAAAAAACTTCATGAAGAGTATGATAAGGTTTTGCGGAAAAAAGGAAGCGACTTTGTTTCTGGGGAAACAATGGAGAATTATCGCTTTGATCTTACAGATTTAGCGATGAACGAAATTCCCATCGATGAAGTATTTCACAAACCGGTGAAAGAATGGGCGGAACAGATAGATTTCCGCTATGTAGATCAAATTTCCGATGTGGCCATACATCAGGCCGGTCGTTTTTTGGAAGTGAATATGAGCGGCATTTTGAAATCACTACGTCTCGACCAAGTTGTAACGGAGCAAGTGAAAGCATTTCCGTTGGACCGCTTGGAAGAAATCGTTGTGAACATTTCTAATCGGGAGTTACGGATGATTAAATACTTAGGAGGGATTTTGGGAGGAATCATTGGAGTTGTCCAAGGATTGCTTATCCTGTTTCTTATATAGTGTCCCGGTGACACACTTCGATTGGTTCCGACGCCCAGGTCGGCTAGTGTCGGCGTTGTCACAGGATGTGACGGTTTTAGCCGACTCCCTTGCCCAGAGAAAAGCCCCTCTGATGGAAGTTTCACAGTATGAAATATGGGGTTTGGGCTGTTATTTGCAGAACAGGCATGTTATCCTCGAAAAGGTGTAACGTAATGAAGAAACGGCAAGGATGGAATAAAAGGAGGAAAATCATGGCTGATCATTTACATGACAAAGCACACGAATTAGCGCGAGCATTAAGGGAGAGCGATGAATATCAGGCATTGCAAGCGCTGCACGAAGAAGTGGAGGAAGATGACGTTGCAAGCCGAATGCTCTCGAATTTCCGCAAAGTTCAATTGGATTTGCAGGATAAGCAAATGCAAGGAGAGCAACCTTCGGAAGAAGAAATTAGCCAAGCCCAAAAGCAATTTGAAATGGTGCAACAACATGATGTCATTTCCAGGCTAATGGAAGAAGAGCAGCGAATGAGCACGGTTATCGGCGACATGAATAAAATCATTACAGAACCGCTGGAATCGCTGTATGGTACACCTGAAGACGAGCAAAGCCAATAATTAAGAAAAATGGAGAGCCGAGCGCTCTCCATTTTTTTGCGAAGTAGCCCGAAATAGCCGTCCACATCGGAAAAACGGTCGCCATGAAAGGCCGGATCACTAAACCTTCGCTAGCCAAACGCCATTACAGTTCTAAATTTCCCCTTTCGGACATAGTGTTTTACTAATAGGGCAACGAGTACGAACAGGAGGGGTGACCTTGAACTATCGGTTATTAGCCTTGGCTGTTGACGGAGCCATTTTAAAAGACAACAGCCGGTTATCAAGAACGACGAAGGAAGCGATTGAATTTGTGCGGAATAAAGGGGTTTATGTAACACTAGCGACCCATCGTTCCTATCAGCAAGCGAATAAAATCGCGAAAGCGTTGAGAATGGAGCACGAAATGATTTGCTACGGAGGGGCCCTTATCGCCGGACGGGCGGATAAACCGCTTTATGCCCAACGTATGCCGGTGGAAATGGCACGGGATATCGCTTTTGAATTGGAGCGATTTGGATGCCAGATGGTTGTCGAACATGAAAATTTTGAGTTGACAAATCGTCTGCACCAACCGCAAAATTTGCTCGGAAAGATGACGGTAAGCGTGAGCGAGTCTTTATTTTATCCGCAGACGGTTGTTGAACATATGAGCGAACATATCGATTTGCATCGTATATCTCCGTTACGAATGAAAGTTGATTTTGACGTCAATGAAGAAAAAGTAGCGGCCATTGATCATCTGCAAAGCATAATCCCGGGGTTAAGCATTGTGGAGCAAGAAGGAGACATTCCTTCCGTCCATTTAAAGATGAAAGAAGCAAACAAATCAGAAACGTTGCTTTATCTCGGTCATGAACTTGGCATCCATCCCGGGGAGATGGTTGCAGTAGCAGCAAAAGCGGAAGATGAAGAAATGTTGGGTACAGTCGGTTTGGGCGTGGCCATGGGGCAGTCATCGCTCCATCTGCGTAAAAGCGCGGATTGGGTAACGAGATCAAATGATCAGGATGGGCTTGCATATATGATTAAAGAAGTATTTAGAAAGCAAATGAACGTATCGCAACATCATTAGAAAACTTGGTTTTTCGCCATATAAAAAACGATTGCCCTCTCATTTTCGGATGAGGGGGCAACAACATTAGATTTAACGGTAAAATAACAACAATTTTCCGGAACGCACGAGACGATGGGTTGTTGTCATATACGATTCTTCCTGTAACCGACTTCTTCCATGCTCAATTGCTTCCTCGTCTGTATCGAATGTATAAGATTCATTGAGCAACAATTCTCCGGTTTTATTAAATACAGTTAGAGCATAATCCATAGCGGTCCCTCCCTCCACTTCTTTCCCATTATTTTATCAAAGAGCTGTTCTGTTTGAAAGGCCTTTCAAATAAGAACGCAAGCCCGGGCTTGTAGAAAGCGGCATGTATTGCTAGTATGGCAAAGAGGTGAGTACATGGCTTTGCGAATGGAGAACGTTACGAAAAGATTTGGAGCAAAAACAGCGGTCGATCAATTATTTTTACATATTGACTCCGGTGAAATGTTTGGCATGTTGGGGGCGAACGGTGCCGGGAAAACAACGACTTTCCGCATGATGATCGGCTTGTTTGCCCCCGATGACGGCGGGGTTTCCTGGAATGGAAGTCCTCCACAATCGTTGGATGCGCGCATCATTGGTTATTTGCCGGAAGAGAGGGGCTTGTATCCGAAACTGAAAGTGATGGAGCAGATGATCTATCTTGGGCGTTTGCGAGGGCTTTCCAAGCATGATATTGTTGCCGAAGTGGATGCTTGGCTGGAGCGTTTTCACATTCCTCATTATCGGAAAGCTAAAGTGGAAAACCTTTCAAAAGGGAATCAACAAAAAATACAATTCATTGCCGCTGTATTGCATCGTCCGCAGCTTTTGATTTTGGACGAGCCTTTTAGCGGTTTGGACCCCATTAATGTCGATTTGCTAAAAAAAGCTGTTGTAAAACTCAAAAACGAAGGGACAACCATTGTTTTCTCCAGCCATGATATGAAGCATGTCGAATCTCTTTGCGAAAATCTTTGTATCATGGATAAAGGCAAACCGGTCGTCCATGGAAAGTTAAGTGACATCAAACGCACATATGAAAAACGTAAACTCCATATTCGAGCGGATTTTTCGCTCTCGTTTTTGGGGGACGTTGATGGCGTGTTGCAAATGACCGTTGGTGCCGAGGAGACGATGCTTGCGATTCGTGATGAAACAGTGGCAAAAGATATTTTCAGCCGGCTTCAGGATTATGGGTATGTGCGCCATTTTTCCGTGCAAGAACCAACGTTGCATGACATTTTCATTGAGAAGGTGGGCCGAACGTATGCGTAAAATGTTCATCGTGCTCGCCCATACATATTGGACAAAAATCAAATCGAAAACGTTTATGCTCACGACATTGATGATGGCTGTGTTTATGCTCGTGTTTTTGAATTTGAATAATATCATCCAGTTTTTTGACGGGGACCCATCCGAGCAAACCTATGCGGTGCTTATGATCGATGAAAGCGACGGTCTGTTTGAACCGTTGGCAGAAGAAATAGAGAGCGGAAGCGGTCAAATTACGATAGATGAAGCCTCTCAAGAAGAGGAAGAAGTTGCCGGGAAAGCTGTTATGGAAGGGCAATATGATGCTTATTTACGAGTGGATGGACAGGCGGATGATATCGAAGGGCATTTTTTCGCGCCAACGATCAATGAAACGTATCTTCCTTCCCAACTTCAATCGGCCCTACAAAACGTAAGGGAAGGGCAAATTGCGGCTGCTTTGCAGATCGAGGAAGAAGAACTGGAAACGCTGAATGAACCTGTGCCGTTTGGGCAAACAGCGTTGGATGAGACCGCGCGCTCGGAAGCGGAATTAAACCAGGCGCGTTTACTCGTGAATGTTTTGTTATTCGTCATCTATTTTTCTGTCCTATTTCTCGGAAATATGATCGCTTCGGAAGTTGCCACCGAAAAATCATCAAGAGTGATGGAACTGTTGATCTCGAGTGCTACGCCCATTCAACAAATGTTTGGAAAGATTTTCGGAGTTGGGCTGATCGGACTTACGCAGTATTCGCTGATTTTTATGGTGGCTTTGGTTTCGTTTGCCCAATTCATCGGTACAGGCTCCGCTCCGGAGGCAGGCGAACTGATGGAGCAACAAGCGCTGTTTGCGGCAGATGGTCCGGTTTTTTCATTGGAACTTTTTCTGTTTGCGTTTTTGTTTTTTATCCTCGGATACTTGTTGTATGCGACGCTCGCAGCCATGCTTGGTTCCGTCGTTACGAGAATTGAAGACGTAGGCCAGGCGGTGGGACCGATGAATATGCTTGTCATCTTAGCGCTCATGATCTCTGTTTTTAGCATGGGGAATCCGGGTGCACCGATTGTAACCATTACTTCCTATATCCCGTTTTTCACGCCAATGATCATGTTTTTGCGTGTTGGAATGGGGGAGGCGGCAATCTGGGAAGTGTTTCTCTCGGCAGGAATCATGGTGATTACGATTGCGTTGTTAACGGCTATCGCCGCGAAAGTATACCGCGGCGGAGTGCTGTTGTATAATCATACTCGTATGTGGAAGAGCTTGAAGCAGGCAGTATTGCTATCAAAAAAAACACCATGATAGCTGGATGAAAAGGTTATTCATTGGAAAAGATGGAAATAAAAGAATGTCAATGAGTAAGAAATATGTGATACAATGCAGGGAAATGGTGATTTTGCAACTAAGGCTTTTCGACCTAAAACCTTGGCGTGAAGCCAAGGTTTCTAATAAAGGGGGTGGCAGGAAAGATGATGCTTGAATTTGTGACAGATATGAACTGGATTTACGTTATGGTGATGTTATCCAGCATCGCGGTGATTGGTTTTCAAAACCATCTTCGTTCCGTATCCCCGATGCAGCTGATAACAAGGCAATGGCAACAAAGCCGGCAAAAACATGTGAAGGTTTTTCTTTCTCAAGCGCCCGTCCCTGCTGTCCCCCGCGTACAACAAAAAATCCCTGCGTTCAACGATCGAAGCCATGATGATGACGATGAAGAATCCTATCCTTCTCTATATTAAATGTACCAATCTAATATAAGGAGGACCTTTGTTGAAGAAAAAGCATATCGTCGGATTAATCGTCATCTTCATGATCGGGGTTGTGCTGTCCGGTTGTGGGATGGATCGCGCGCCCATTACTTCGGAAAGCGAGGGAATTTGGGATCATTTTTTTGTGTTTCCGTTGTCGTGGTTAATTATCCAAACCGCAGAATTAATGCAAGGGAGTTATGGACTGGCGATTATGGGTATGACAGTCGTCATCAGGCTTTTGTTACTCCCGTTATTTTTAAAACAGCATAAGAGCAGCAAAGCGATGCAAAAACTCCGTCCCGAGATTGAGCAGTTGCGAACGCAATATGATATGAAAAATACTGAAGAGCAAAGAAAAATGCAACAGGAAATGATGAGTCTCTACCAGAATAGCGGGGTGAATCCGCTTGCGGGTTGCTTGCCGATGGTCATCCAAATGCCGATATTAATGGCTTTTTATTTCGCGATTGTCCGCACGGAAGAGATCGCGACGCACAGTTTTCTATGGATGGATCTCGGAAATTCTGATCCGTATATGATCATGCCTTTGCTTGCCGGTTTCGCCATGTTTTTGCAAATGCAATTAAGCACTCGTAACATGCCTACGGAAGTCGCCGGCCAAATGAAGGTCATGCTCTACATCATGCCGGTCATGATCGTCGGTGCAGGGTTTGCGCTCCCTTCAGCGTTGTCGCTCTATTGGTTTACGGGGAGCATTTTTATGATGATACAGACATGGATCATCAACCGAAATGAACGTAGAGCAGATCGTGCAGAACAAGCCGTCAGTGAAACTGATTAATAAAAAGACCCTGATCTTCGGGGTCTTTTTTCTTTTGCATTGTCCAGCCTCTAACCTCTCACATCTCACTTCCAAACTGAATACGTTATGTTGTAAAGGAGGTAGGCTACTATCATGCAACGTAACGAGCAGATGTATCATCATTGTCTTCAACATAAGGGAAGACACGTAAAGGCAGATATGGCGGATCAGCAAACGTTTTACGGTTTTGTGGAAAATGTCGACGTAGAAAACGTATACTTGATCATTTTGGAAAGTGATGATGGTAACAATGGATATGACCATCATCATGGGGGCCACGGGCACCACCATCACGGGCACCATCCCGGGAATGAACACTATTATGGGCAGGGCCACCAGCATCACGGATACGGCCATCAAGACGGAAACTGGGGCCATTATCAACCACAAATGGATCAACGCGTATTCGGCGGCTATGGATATGGTTATCCCGGCTACGGATATGGAGGGTTTGGAGCACCCGGTTTTCGTTGGAGAAGATTAGCATTGCCGCTGGCAGGGTTGGCTGCACTTTCCCTCTTGTTTTAATTAATCACAAGACCTCATCCATGGTAAGGATGAGGTCGCCGGTTCGAGTCCGGCAGGAAGCTCCAGTCATATCAAGGTTTTCAGCTTTTCCTCATGTTTGCATTATGAATTGCAGTGACGGGACAGTGACGACATGACCCGCTCACCCTTACCTTTTCATGCATTAAAGAAGCTCGAGAAACGTTCCGCAGAATCTTGATGCACCTGTGGGCGGACATGTGAATAAATGTCCATAGTCGTTTCAGCTTTAACGTGCCCTAAACGTTGCTGAACGATTTTTACGTGTTCGTTCATTTCTAGCATTAAAGTAGCGTGCGTGTGCCTTAATTCATGAAACGTGATCTGTTTGACTTCAGCACGTTCACAAATGCGTTGCATCGCTCGCCGTACATTTCGTTTCATCATATAACCGCCTTTTAAGTTTGCAACAACAACATCAGATTTCGGCGTTTGTTTCTCTTTATATAGCTTTAAATATTCTGCTTGTTGATCGGAAATCGGGATGTCTCGCCGAGAGGATTCCGTTTTTAGTCGACCTAATTCTTTTTCCTGTTCATGATAAGCCAATGGTGATAAACATTACCTACTATAAATTCGCCGTGATCAGAATGTAGCGAGTTGATAAGCGCCAGGATAGGAGCGGTACAAAAAATAATGTTTAAATCTCAAAGATTGGGGTTTATTTATGAAAAAAGCTGTTGTTTTGAATCGCCATTATATGGAAGATGTTTTTGAACAAGAGGGTATGCCTGAATTTGGATTAAAGTATGCAGAAAAGGCAAATGAGGAATTAAGCGGATTGGATTTGCAAAAAGGAGAAGTTGTAAATGTCATTGGCTTGGAAGTAACAAGTTCTAGTTATGATTTAAGGATACATTGTAAGTTGCAGGTTGTTGAAGATGAAAAATATGATGTTTTGTGGGAATCGGGTGATTTTATGCCGATTCATTTTTTATATGTCATGAAAACTTATGAATAAAAAAGGAGCGAATGAATAATGAATTTTAGAAGTGGGATTAAACCTGATGTGAAAGTAACTTTTGGAGATATGATTTTTATGGGTATGGCTAGAGAAAGACGAGAGTATGACCCTGACAAATCGTTTCAAGAAAGGCCATTACAAGCGAGAGTCTATAATTTAGCGTCGTCTACACAAGGGGAACAGATTGAGGTCACTGTACCTGAATATGTTGATGAAAAAGAGATTGATTTTAATGCTCCGGTGGAATTAAAGAATCCGACTATAAGAGCAAGAGCGCAAGCATCGGGAAATGGATTTGCCAATGTAATTTGGACAGTTGAAGCCGAAGATATTGTTGAAGTGGGCAAGAAAACATCTAAGGAACCGATGAATGAGCCTGTTGCTTCAGGAGCAGAGAAGAAATAAACGAAGCGTACTGGTTTAGACTGGTGCGCTTTTTATATGAAGGGAGAGTTTGCGTTGGAAACCGAAAAAATTCCTGTTGCTGAACATTTAAATGACTATGAGTACCAATTTTTTTTAAATGCTTATGCCCACCACATTTCTTCAGCTGTTGCTACGGCTGACGCTTCCACCGTTTCAAATACGCCTGCCCATTCATCAAACAGGCATTCCACGCTGATTTTAGCCGTGCGGCGATAATAATCCTTGAATAAGCATTGCCCTTGAAACATCCCATCCAACATATCAATATTTTCGTCGCTTGCTTCCATGTTCATCCATTTTAATACATCTTCACGTTCGGTTGGTTCATCGAACGCAAATGCCACGCCAAAGTTATTGCTTTCTTCTTCACGTAGAGCGTCTTTTGTTGATTGGGAAATAAAATAGAGCGCATTGCTATAACTACGCCCGACCCTACGCATTTTCTTTTCGACTTTTTTCCCCGTGGGATTGGATGTCAACATCCATGCTTCATCCATAAACTCGGCTGTACGTTCATCCTTATTTTGACCAAACAACTCGCAATACCTTCCAAGAGCATACATGACAGCACTCGATTTCAACTGTTCACTTGTATAACTTTCATAGCTATCATTCACCTCGGGTAAATCCAAATTCTCAATTTCTACAATACTAATGCGGCGATTTAAAGATAAGGCATCATTCGAGCCATCATGAACACATAAGCGCATCACCCCATCCGCCATAACTTCATATAAAAAATTGCCTGCCTTCCGCACATCCACATCTTCATGCGCCTGCATTTCATAGATCACATGCATACTGCCAACTTTTTCCCCTTTTTCTTTCTGTTCCTGCACTTTCGTTATTGACTGTAAAAAGGCTGTATGCACATCATCCTTTCCCGAAAAATCATAGACCTGTTCAAAAATCATTGTGACCATTTCTTTTTGTTGCGTGGAGGGCAAGAATACAATCGGGTCTAATGCTCCCCAATTGGCTTGATCTTCGGGGTCTAACGTAATAAAGTGGAATCTCTCCAAATGCTCCACAAACAACGGAAAATCTTTTCGCACTTGCTGATTTTTCATCACTTTCCGTATCCATTTTCTTAACTCTTTTTTCGGATCAATATACAAGCATTTGATATCCAATAACGAGATATAAATAAACAGCAGCTTAGCCAGAAATGATTTTCCATTCCCTGTATCGCCTGTTATAAGAACATGTGGCGATTTCGTCTTTGTCCCTTTTATTTGTTGATTCGCTAGAAACGGATGGAAAAACACTGGATCACGGCTTGAACCGATCGCCGCATCCAAATCTTTATGCTGTTCAAATCGATCAATCCAACCGACGAAAAAGCCAATATTCGAGCCAACCGATGCATTAACCCCGAATAGGCACTCCGCCAAACCATCCTGCGACGTTTTTTGCATCCAGTTTCGATCTTTCACGTCAATCGGTTCGCCAGGCAAAAACTTATAGAACAATGATAATTGGTCAGCCACTGGTATTCGTGCAACAATCCCCATCGACTTTAATCGACGTTTGACCATCTTTGCTCTCGTTAAACAGTCTTTTTTCGTTTGTCCATCTACGATCACCACAGCCATCCAGTTAAACATATGCACGTCATCTTTTTTAATATCGTCCTGCAAGTTTCTGATCATTTGATCACTTTCACTTATGGACGCATCCGTTTCATCCCCGGTCTGATTTTGCTCTCTCGCCGATTCTCGTAACTGTTTCTTTTTCATATTGACCTTCATTTTGGTTTGGGATTTACTTTCCACTTGTGCTTTAATATCAACTTCAACAGGAAACGGTAAGGCTTGCGTCTCATAGAATAAATCGCTATCCGCCATATTACGGGGAAATTCATCAATCACAACAAAACTGATATATCCTTCATCTTCATCACTGTTCAGATTTAAAACGGATGGAGAAGTAGGGTCAATGAGCGTATTCGTAACAGCTTTCCTTGAAGCATTCGCCATTTCCTCTGAAACCTGATGATCTAACCCACGAATAAAGTGATAACGATTAATATAAATCATTTCTTTCTCCGTTAATGGTGCACCATCAACCATCCCCATTGTGTCCGCTAATTCCTGTTCAGCTTCTTGATATTTTTCAAAGAAGGATGTTGTAACTTCCTGCTCCCATCCTAATAGATTCACAATGGTATCCGTTGCTGTTGAAAGCATCGACATCATATTTTCTTTTACATCGGCATCTATCCTTACCATATCCGCTCTTAAACGAACACCGACGATAAAATCACTTTTCGTCACCGTCCCCAATCGCTGTCCTAATAGTGATTCTGTCTCATCCAAATAATAGTTCGCCATATCTTCGGTATCTAAAGCCACATCTTGCTTCAGATTCTCAAAACGCTCATGCAGTTGATATTCCTGGGGAT belongs to Salicibibacter cibi and includes:
- a CDS encoding YhzD family protein; amino-acid sequence: MDYALTVFNKTGELLLNESYTFDTDEEAIEHGRSRLQEESYMTTTHRLVRSGKLLLFYR
- a CDS encoding alpha/beta-type small acid-soluble spore protein, with translation MASNNSNQLVVPGVDQALDQMKYEIAQEFNVQLGGESTSRSNGSVGGEITKRLVQMAEQQMNGYQR
- a CDS encoding acyl-CoA carboxylase subunit beta; translated protein: MTEHNYRDILEEIEQGGPERYHKSNEDKGKRFVRERLRMLLDEDAHVLEDGKFANVQAGDLPADGVITGMGTIHGQQVCFMANDSTVKAGSWGARTVEKIIRIQEQAENLRCPMFYLVDSAGARITDQVEMFPGRRGAGRIFHNQVNLSGQIPQVCLLFGPSAAGGAYIPAFCDVVIMVEKNASMYLGSPRMAEMVIGEKVSLEEMGGAEMHCSVSGCGDVLAVDEPSAIEKARQYITYFPENYREKTKAVAAKAPVAGDKELADLIPENQNAPFDMYKLIEQLIDEDSFFEMKRLFAPELITGLARMNGKVVGIIANQPKAKGGVLFHDSADKAARFINLCDAFNIPLLFLADVPGFMIGTKVEQAGIIRHGAKMISAMSSATVPKISVIVRKAYGAGLYAMAGPAFEPDYCVALPTAQIAVMGPEAAVNAVYANKIAELPEEERSAYISGKRKEYQENIDIYRLGSELVVDDIVAPGNLRQTLISRFQAYAEKQMPAPDKKHNVDPV
- a CDS encoding DUF5342 family protein: MLTHFQFKTLKDNWIRKEWKISFFYKGKHCIGIYAQDGTIDWKNEPPDNVDKVEMEVHDLMLYHIYEDHHPGQT
- a CDS encoding HAD-IIB family hydrolase — translated: MNYRLLALAVDGAILKDNSRLSRTTKEAIEFVRNKGVYVTLATHRSYQQANKIAKALRMEHEMICYGGALIAGRADKPLYAQRMPVEMARDIAFELERFGCQMVVEHENFELTNRLHQPQNLLGKMTVSVSESLFYPQTVVEHMSEHIDLHRISPLRMKVDFDVNEEKVAAIDHLQSIIPGLSIVEQEGDIPSVHLKMKEANKSETLLYLGHELGIHPGEMVAVAAKAEDEEMLGTVGLGVAMGQSSLHLRKSADWVTRSNDQDGLAYMIKEVFRKQMNVSQHH
- a CDS encoding DUF445 family protein, whose protein sequence is MNGWLLLVLTALLAAVIGFITNVIAVSMLFRPRKAIFIGSWQLPFTPGLIPKRHEDIANHLGRIMMEHLLTVEGLQGRLTEQQFQNEVNTWVKEGVKKWLSNEERSLREITEHYSSWSAPDRKVEQRIKGMISDRIDAYWKEIQAQTIEEIIPDDWRQKGREFIPRVAHGILQRLRVYLYSKEGKAQVQSIIQAFIRRRGSIVQMLDSFVRTEKMIERVYPEVVNALTSRDIENWLQKKLHEEYDKVLRKKGSDFVSGETMENYRFDLTDLAMNEIPIDEVFHKPVKEWAEQIDFRYVDQISDVAIHQAGRFLEVNMSGILKSLRLDQVVTEQVKAFPLDRLEEIVVNISNRELRMIKYLGGILGGIIGVVQGLLILFLI
- a CDS encoding ABC transporter ATP-binding protein, with translation MALRMENVTKRFGAKTAVDQLFLHIDSGEMFGMLGANGAGKTTTFRMMIGLFAPDDGGVSWNGSPPQSLDARIIGYLPEERGLYPKLKVMEQMIYLGRLRGLSKHDIVAEVDAWLERFHIPHYRKAKVENLSKGNQQKIQFIAAVLHRPQLLILDEPFSGLDPINVDLLKKAVVKLKNEGTTIVFSSHDMKHVESLCENLCIMDKGKPVVHGKLSDIKRTYEKRKLHIRADFSLSFLGDVDGVLQMTVGAEETMLAIRDETVAKDIFSRLQDYGYVRHFSVQEPTLHDIFIEKVGRTYA
- a CDS encoding YlbF family regulator, whose product is MADHLHDKAHELARALRESDEYQALQALHEEVEEDDVASRMLSNFRKVQLDLQDKQMQGEQPSEEEISQAQKQFEMVQQHDVISRLMEEEQRMSTVIGDMNKIITEPLESLYGTPEDEQSQ